The DNA window CTCCGGCGCGGCCACCAGATACCGGATCACCTCACCCCCATCACACATCACAGCCGCCTCAGCCATCCGCGGGTCTGCCGACATCGCCGCGTCTGCGACCTCCGCCACCGTGAACGTGTCAGCCACTGCGATGTCGGTTTCCTGGAGCAGCAACCGCGGATGCGGATGTGGATCCGCACTACCCCGCGACGGCGCGGTCAACCGCTGCCACTGCCGCGGACGCAACGTGCCCAGCACCAACACCGGCGCCCGCTCATCGTCTTCAAGGAGGTCCCGCAGCGCCCCTGCCACCTCGTTGCCGACATCGCTTCCACCATCGAGCAGGTACCTGCTCAACCCCGGCAGCCACAGCACCGTTCGTGGCACGGCACCGGCGATCACACCCAGCAACGTCCGCGGGTCGCTTGGGCTCGTACCCGGCCACACCCGCCACCCGGCCAAGGCAGCGCCGTCGCCGTCGCGAATGTGAAGTGCTTCCCACATCGCACGTTTCTTGCCCGCCACCGAATTGCCGATCAACGTCGCCATCCCGCTGACACCTCGGGCCGCTTCGGTGACCTTCGCACGCAACACATGATCATGCGCACGCACAATGTAGTCGGTCAAACCCCGCGGCTGACCACCATCGCGGCCGCTCCCCCGGACAACCGTGACTTCGAGCAGGCTGTGCCGACACTCCTCCAACGGAACACCCGCCGCCACCATCACCGTCGACGATCGTCGAACCCCAGTCACTGCCACGCCGCAGCTCACCTCTCCTACCGGCCAGCACGGCCACAGCGATCGCCCGGTGCGTACCGCTCCCTGCGCCAGATCACCAAACACGCCTGATGACCTCGAACCCGACCGACACTGCCGCAACCCACCAGGCTCGGCTAGAACGCAACTCATCGATGCGACGAACGGTTGTCCTACGGAGACAAAGGAAACTCGCTACTTCGTTAACCCTCTACCACTTGAATCACCCGAAAGAGTTCGGGCTAGCGGGCGCGTTCAAACTCGCCAGAGCGCGTCACGAAAATGACCAGCTGTCATCCTGTACTCGGCTGTCGCATCTCGCCCGGACACGCCCGCCAACTCGACCACAGCGTAACCCGGGTGGCCCAGCTGATGCTGGTTCCCGCAGATCACAGGCTCGACGACGTACGCCACGGCGCGCGGCTACACGATCAGCAGGGCTTACCGCCCGGCTGGGCACGGGTAAACCTATCTCTGCACGAACTGCCACGGCTCGGCGCAGCCTCGTTTCGCGACGACCGGTTGGGCCGGACACCAGCCGCCCAAGTGGTGAAACCGGGAACGACGGGTCAGAGTTCGCGCCGGCCGCGGACCGGGATCGGATAAGGCCGATCGTCCATGCCGCGCAGACGGGTGACGCATTCGCCCCAGCAGCGCAGCCCGGCGGCGAGCCTGTAGCGGTGCTGTTCAAGATCGCCGTGGCCAAGGCGGACCTGCGAATTGCTGACAGCCCCACTCTTTGTCGAACTCGCCAGGTGGCACCGCGGTGACGCCATCGAACGCGTCGAATCCGGTCACCCGTGCCACGGCGCGCGAGATCGCGGGGTCGCTCAGGTCGTACTCGGTGAGAACCAAGTCCTCCCACACCGAGCCCTCACCCCGGTCGACCAGTGCGCGGGTGAACAGCCACAGCGGCCGGCCGGGCAACTCCCAGCGCTCGATCGTGACCTCCTGGGTGTCCGGCCGTATCCCCTCACGCAGGACCCGCTCGTCCCGGGCGACGGTGATCGCGGGGATTGTCCCGGCCTGTTCCAGGGCCGGCACGAGATCAGCGCGGCGAGCGGCACGGGCGATGCTGATCGCACCCGCGAGCGAACGGATCGCGTGCCGCTGCGGTGAATCAACCATCGTCGCTGCCCTTCCCCGCCGAGCTTGCCCACGACGAGTGTGAGGTTCACCCCGGGGAGTGGACACCGAGTTAGCAGGATCAGTCGTCCTGCTGAAAGGATGTCCTCATGCCTCCTCGCAAGCGCCGGTCGTACACGGCGGAGTACAAGGTCGAGGCTGCTCACCGCGTGATCGATTCCGGCCGGACAATCGCTGAGGTTTCCCGCGAGCTGGGTATCGACGCGGGCATGTTGAGTGTCTGGGTCAAAGACGAACGTCGACGGGTCACCGCGGCCGAGGTCCACGGAGACAAACCTCTGGAGGCCGCCGAACGGGCCGAACTGTTGCGCTTGCGCGGACAGGTGGCCGAGCTAGAGAAGGACAACGCCTTCCTGGTAAAAGCCTCGGCGTACTTTGCCGCGATGCAGAAGAACCGGCCCGGTTCGCTCTGATGGCCAAGTACGCCGGCCCTGACGAGTTCACCGACACCAGGTCGCCGTCGAACGCGCGGTTCTCGATCCGGCGGATGGCACGGCTGCTGGGTGTGTCGACGTCGGGTTACTACGCGCACGCCAAACGCGTCGCAGCGACGGTGCTGACACCGCGGCAGCAACGCCGGGCCGACCTCGAGGTGAAGATCACCCAGGTGCACCAGGATTCCCGCGGGACCTATGGTTCGCCGCGGATCACCGCCGAACTGCGCGATCAGGGTGAGGTGGTTACCGCGAAGACGGTTGCCAAGATCATGGCCTCGATCGGGTTGGAAGGTATCAGCCCGCGCACGTTCAAGGTGAAGACGACAGTGGCCGATCCGGCCGCGTCGTTCCCACCGGATCTGGTCGACCGGCACTTCGACCGGGACCGGCTCGACGCGGTCTGGCTGACCGACATCACGTACCTGACGTGTGGTCAGGGTGACATGTTCCTGTGTGCGATCCGGGACGGGCACTCCCGGAAAGTGTTGGGCTACAGCATATCCGACCACATCGGCGCCGAGATGGTCACCGACGCGATCGATGCCGCCGTGGGCACCCGTGGCGGCAGATGCCGTGGCACGATCCTGCATTCCGACCGTGGCGGCGAGTACACCGCGCACCTGACAGCGAAGGCGTGCTTCCGGCACGGGCTGCGCCGGTCGATGGGCGTGACCGGAATCTGCTGGGACAACAGCCCAGCGGAGTCGTTCTGGTCGACGTTCAAACACGAGCACTACTACCGGCACGCCTACGTCACGAAGACAGAACTCGTTGCCGCGATTGACAAATGGATCACCTTCTACAACAGTATCCGACGGAACTCCGCCATCGGGATGCTCAGTCCCAACAACTTCGAGCAGTCACTCCGAACGGCTGCCTGAACCCCTTGTAAGCCCCTGTCCACTCCCCGGGGTGAACCTCAGTGGTCCGGTTCTCGTTCTCTCGCCCCAAGTCTTGTGGTAGCTGCTTCCGACAGCGCGGGCAGACACCACGGAGGCACTCTATCGAGTTATCTTGTCGCGGTGCGGAATCGGGCCCGAGTTCTTGTTCGCAGCCGAGTTCCCGGCTCGCGCGGTCGGCTGCTGTCTTGATCGAACTGAGGCCGGGTGTCCGTGCGGTCGCGTGGTACCGGGCGACGACACCGGGCGATCGGTCAGAAGCGATCCAGCAGTTCGCCTTCACCCCTGCGCCACTCGGCGTCATTCCGCGGGTCGACATCTGCGCGTACCGAAGCGGCCTCGGTCACCGCAGTCATGATCCGCGCTCCTGCCTTCGCCGGTGACATGAGCCGCTTTCAGCGGTCGTCGACGGATCGTGGCTCGCGTATTTCAGCCGATACCGAGCGCAGATTCAGCCGTGGTCCAGTCGGTGAGCATGGCGTGCTGCGCCGCGGCCAGCGTTGCTTTTCCGTCGCAAACGGCCCGTTTCACCGCGTTCTCGACCCGATCTTTGGAGTAGGAGTTTTTGTCGCCGTCATGGGGTTCGGGCCACAAATTCTTCGGGTCGCGCGGGGCGCCGCCGAGTTCGAGCGGCAGGAAATGATCTTCCTCGTAGTCGCTCATGTTCGTGTCAGTGTAACCGTAATCCTTGATTCCTTGCGCCTTCAGCTTATTGGTGTAGGACACTGGAGGCCTGATCGTTTTGGTCCACCCAGATTTGCAGATCGTCGAACCAATGCTTCCCTGGGTAACATCAGGATTCGTCACTCCTGGCGTGCACACGGGATCCGGCAGTGGCAACCGTGCCTGCGAACAGGTCGCCGTGACCGATCCGTGCGCGTGGAACGCCGTATCGGCGTGCGCCGCAGGCGTCGTGAGACACAGCGAACCAGCCACTGTCCCAGCAAGCATGGCGATGCGAGCGAGTCGAGTCATCACAGGGCTCCCTTCCCCAGAATCCGGTGAAGCCAGGGTCCGCCATCCCCGGGCCGCGCACCACCGCTTCCCGTAGAAAGCCGTGAAGAATTTACCCGTCGCTCATCTACCAAGACGACGAAATACGCATTTGGGCCGCAAACGCCACCGAGCGAAATGTCCTGTCGTGCCAGGAAAGCAGTGACGCCGCCCGGGAAGCTACGAACACGAGCGGACGTGATCGGCTTGTCCTTGATCATGTAGGTGCATGCAGCGGGTACGGACGAGCGGGCGGTTCGAACGCCGCGGGCCTGGTACCGAAGCGCACCACAAGTCACTCCTTGAGGTTCACACGTCGAACGGTGGCCTCGATTACCCATCTCGCCTGGTCACCGTGGAAGCTATGGTTTCGTTGCCGCGAACCGGCTTTCGTCAAGCCTGACTGGCCCCACCGAACTTCGTCAGCCGCTTACCGTGGAACAGCCACCGGCTATCGCTATGACGGCGGTTCGGTCTCCTTTCCTCCCTGCTCAGCACCCTATTCTCAACGCAAGGCACCACGTCATTGGGTGGGAACCGGGCGGCCCCTTTCGTCGCGAAGGGGCCGCCCGTCCGGGTTCGGAGCGCGCCAACGCCCCACACCACGGTACGTCGGCGGCTCTGATCTTCGAGCCCGTCGACGCGTTGTCACCTGACGCCCGGTGCTCGCTCCACCGTTGGCCTCAGCGCCGAGCCAACGCCGACGGTGGAGTTCCCAAACCCGTGCGCGAGTGAGGCAACACGATGACGATAAGCGGTGATCATGGATCGTTTCCAGGGGACGACGGTGACGAGCAGGCGGTGCGCGGTGGGCGGCACATCGACACCGGGAAACCAGCCGCCCCGGCAAGCCCGGAGTTCAGCCGCGCCGAATCCCCAGCGCTGGAAAGTCGCCGAACGGTCGGCGAGCGGCACTGGGCGGTACAACTGGTGAGCAAGGTCGTGACCAGCCCTGCCGCGGTCGCTACGACGCTCGGCTTTGTCGCGGTCGTCATCCTGCTGGTCCTGCTCGGCGCCGGCCTGCTCGGCGTCCGGGTCGACGTCGGGCCGATCCACGTAGGTCCAGGCACAGGCCAAGCGAAATGACGAGCGATCAAGATGAACGCGACGGCGCAGCGACTGAGCGGCGCGGCGGTGGACGGGAAGGGCGGGCGACGTCATCGACATGGGCTCGGGTAAGCGTGACGGGAAGGCGTTGGCACGACTGATCAAACGCCACCGGACAGCGTGGAGACGCAACCAGAGGCGCCGTCAGGCGAGCTGGTGGTGGGCCACCGCGGTCATCGTGGTGCCGGTTGGCGTGATCGGCACAATCGCGATCACCGCTCTACTGGCCTTCGTGCATGTCGTCGATGCGAAGGACAGGATCGAACTCATCAAGACCGGCCTGACGGTGGCCGCGGGAACCGGCGGGGTAGTCGCGCTCGTGCTCGCTCGCCGCCGTCAGTGGGCCACCGAGCACGACAACACCGAGCGGCGACTGAGCGACCTGTACCTCAAAGCGGTCGAGCAGCTCGGCTCGGACAAGCCCGCGGTCCGCCACGGCGCGCTCTACGCGCTCGAACGCGTCGCTCAAGACAACCTCACTCAGCGACAAACCGTCGTGAACGTCTTGTGCGCCTACCTGCGCGCCCCCTTCCACCTACCTGACCCACCCGGCCCCCGACCCCGGCGAGGCCTGCGACGCCCCGCCGCCACCACGACACCGGCCCCCAAGGCAACGCAACCGCTTACGACCGAGAATGACGTGCTCCAGGAACGCGAAGTGCGCCTGACCGCGCAGCGCATCCTCACCGACCACCTCAAACCAGGACCCGACCCCCGTCGCCCCGCGGACACCTTCTGGCCGGACACCAACCTCGACCTGACCGGCGCCACCCTCATCGGTCTGGACCTGAGCCGTGCACGCGTCCGCGACGCCCGGTTCGACAACGCGACATCAGCGGCTGCGCCCGGTTCGACGAGGCGGAGTTCAGCGGAAACGTCGGGTTCGTCACGACGACGTTCGCGGGGGCCAGCTGGTTCTGCAAGACAAAATTCCGCGGCAACGCCGGGTTCGTGAGCACGAAGTTCAACTACAGCGCCGTGTTCAGCGAGGCGGAGTTCGACGAGGGCGCCTCGTTCGACATGGTTGAAGCCAGTTTGGCGGCCTGGTTCAACGAGACGAAGTTCCACGGAGACGCCTGGTTCGACGGCACGAACTTCAACGAGACTCGGTTCGACAACGCGAAGTTTGATGGAGACGCCCGGTTCGTGAACACGAAGTTCAGTGGGGAAACAGAATTCACAGCAACGGAGTTCAGCGGTAACACCGTCTTTGACGAGGCGACATTTGGAGGAGACGCCCGGTTTACCGACGTGAAGTTCAGCAGAGAGGCATTGTTCGACGGCGCGAAGTTCAGCGGGGACGTTCCTGACGAGGTACGCGCTCAATGATTTTGTTTCGCCGCCATTGATCCTGACACGGAATCGGTGTCCGTCGGCGTTTGGCCCGATCCCCATGTGGATTCGAGCGCGAGTCAAGGGGAAGGAGCTATTGATGCCCTCATTTGGGCGTCGCGGGCGCGTTCGTTCCTTGTTTGTCGGCGAACTCGTTGCAAACTCTCTGTGGCCCGTTGATCACTACCCAAGGTAGGGAGTTCTCGTGGCGCAGGAACGTACTTCGCCGAACATGTCTGTCCCCGGAGAAGGCCACCCCAACGGCGGCGGTGCTCTTCAACGACCGGGTCGACATTACCGTGCGGGCCTTGCCGCAGCTTCGCTCCCCGAACCAAACACGGTTCGCGCTCCACTCTCGACTGTCTCGTTGACCAAACCGGAACCTCGGCGCTCCAGCGTGCGGCAGCCGGGGAAGCCGTAATGCAGACGACTCCAGCACGACCTGTTCGCCATACTGTCCTGACACCACGGAAAGCTCCGGCTCGGCCACGCAAACGGCTTCGAGCATTGACTCTGGGTCACGCGCGCCAGTCGACAGCTGCTTCGTGGACGTCCTCCCCCATCCGGGTGATTACCGTCGTGGTGGGTCATGATCACGCTCCGCTTTGACCGACAGGACTTATCGAGGTTGCGGCGCTATCAAGCCGACTATGTGGTTACCGCTCGCCCCAGCGATAGCCAGGCGGTGCGGACACCGCCAACTTGCCTCCCGCAGATCACGATGCAACGTTCTCGAACATAGGTTCGATCGCCTTGCTTCCCCCTCGGCGGATCGTCGTCGCGGCGTGGAGGGCTGGTTGTCGTTCAGTAACAAACCGAATCTATCGTGGGACCGTCTGGAAAGGACGCTGTCCGGTCGTCCCGCCGCACCCGGTGATGGCAACGACGCCTCGGCGTGGACCCGGCATCGTGACGGGTACGCGGGCCCGCCGCCCGATCTGCGTGACCGCGACCGTCGCGTCGACGAGTACTTGATCGGCGAGGTCCGCACCCCGTACGCCGAACTGCACGTCCACTCGAACTTCAGCTTCCTAGACGGGGCCAGCCACCCCGAGGAACTCGTCGAGGAGGCCGTCCGCCAAGGGTTGGACGCTATCGCCCTGACCGATCACGATGGCATGTACGGCGTGGTGCGGTTCGCCGCCGCCGCGCGGGAGTACGGGATGCGCACCCTGTTTGGCGCCGAACTCTCCCTGGGGCTGACCGCCGCGCAATCCGGGAAGCCGGATCCGGACGGCGAGCATCTGCTGGTGCTCGCCCGCGGGCTGGAGGGGTACCGGCGGTTGTGCCGGGCCATCTCGCACGCCCAGCTCGCGGGCGGGGAGAAAGGCAAACCCGTCTACGACCTCGACGAGGTGGTCGACGAGCTGCGCGGGCACAGCGTGGTGCTGACCGGATGCCGCAAAGGCGCTGTGCGCCAGGCCCTCTACTCCGACGGGCCCGCCGCGGCGGCCGAGGAGCTGACCTGGCTGGTCGACCGGTTCGGCCGGACCAGCGTATACGTCGAACTCCATCACCACGGGCTCCCGCTCGACTCCGAGCACAACGACCTGCTCGCGAGGATCGCGCGTGAGCAGCGGGTCGGGATCGTGGCGACGAACAACGTCCACTACGCCCAGCCCGCGCAAAGCCGGGTCGCCGACGCGCTCGCGGCGGTGCGAGCCCGCCGCAGCCTGGACGAGATGGACGGCTGGCTCGACGGCGGCAGCGAGCGGTTCATCCGCTCCGGCGCCGAGATGGCCGAGCGGTTCGCGCGCTGGCCCGGCGCGGTCCAAACCGCCGCCGTCCTCGGTGTGGAGTGTGCGTTCGATCTCACGCTGGTCGCCCCGGACCTGCCGCCCTTCCCGGTCCCGGACGGGCACGACGAAACCTCGTACCTGCGCGAGCTGACCTGGGCCGGCGCCGCCGACCGCTACGGCCCCCGCGAACACGCGCCGGACGCCTACGCGCAGCTCGGCCACGAACTCGACACCATCGAGAAACTGGGGTTCCCCGGGTATTTCCTGATCGTGTGGGACATCGTGCGGTTCTGCCGCGAGAACGACATCCTCTGCCAGGGCCGCGGCTCCGCGGCGAACTCCGCGGTCTGCTACGCCCTCGGCATCACCAACGCCGACCCCGTGAAGTGGGGCCTGCTGTTCGAACGCTTCTTGAGTGCCGAGCGCGACGGGCCGCCGGACATCGACGTCGACATCGAGTCCGACCGCCGCGAGGAGGCCATTCAGTACGTCTACGACACTCACGGCCGTCTGCACTCCGCACAAGTCGCGAACGTGATCACCTACCGCGCGCGCTCCGCGGTGCGCGACGCCGCCGCCGCGCTCGGCTACTCACCCGGCCAGCGCGACGCCTGGAGCAAGCGGATCGAGACGTGGGGCGCCATCGCCTCAGTAGCCGACGACACCGGCACCCCGACGCCAGTGCTCGCGCTCGCCAACCGGATCGGCGACTTCCCCCGGCACCTCGGGATCCACTCCGGGGGCATGGTGCTCTCCGACCGGCCCGTGTCCGAGGTCGTGCCCGTCGAGTGGGCCCGGATGCCGGGCCGGTCGGTCCTGCAGTGGGACAAGGACGACTGCGCCACGATCGGGCTGGTCAAGTTCGACCTGCTCGGCCTCGGCATGCTCTCCGCGCTGCACTACGCGATCGACCTCATCGCCGAACACCAGCATCAGCACATCGACCTCGCCCGGCTCGACCTCGCCGACGAGGGCGTGTACGACATGCTCTGCGCCGCCGACGCGATCGGCGTGTTCCAAGTCGAGTCCCGCGCCCAGCTCGACACCCTGCCCCGGCTGCGGCCGCGCGAGTTCTACGACCTGGTGGTCGAGGTGGCGCTGATCCGGCCCGGCCCGATCCAAGGCGGTTCGGTCCACCCCTACATCCGCCGTCGACGCGGTGAAGAAACGTGGCAGCACGCGCATCCGCTGCTGAAGGACAGTCTGGATAGGACACTCGGCGTCCCCTTGTTCCAGGAACAAGTCATGCAGATGGCCCGCGATGTCGCCGGGTTCACCCCGGCCGAAGCCGACCAGCTGCGTCGCGCGATGGGTTCCAAACGCTCCAGCGCGAAGATGGAACGGCTGCGCGAGCGGTTCTATTCTGGGGCTGCCGCGAACGGGATCACCGGCGACCTCGCCGACCGGGTTTTCGAGCAGATCCACGCCTTCTCCGGCTACGGTTTCCCCGAGGCCCACTCGATGAGTTTCGCGCTGCTGGTCTACGCCTCCGCCTACCTCAAGCTCTACCACCCGGCCGCGTTCCTGGCCGGGCTGCTGCGTGCCCAGCCAATGGGGTTCTACTCGCCCCAATCACTCGTCGCCGACGCCCGCAACCACGGCGTGCTCGTGCACGGTCCCGATATCAACGCCAGCCTCGCCCACGCCACCCTCGAACCCCACCCCGACCCCGAGTCCGAACCCGCGGTCCGGCTCGGGCTCGCCGCCATCCGCCACCTCGGCGACGACACCGCCCAGACCATTGTGAACGATCGTGACGAGCATGGCCCCTACACCAGCATCGGCGACCTCGGCCACCGCACCCAACTCGACACCCCCGCGCTCGAAGCGCTCGCGACCGCCGGTGCGCTCGCCGGGCTCTCCCCCGACCGCCGCAGCGCGCTGTGGGCCGCCGGGCCCGCCGCCGCCACCCGGCCCGAGCACATTCCCGGCACCGCCACCGGACTCGACGCCCCCGCTCTCCCCGGCATGACCGCCCTCGAGGTCGCCGCCGCCGACCTCTGGGCCACCGGCATCACCCCCGGAACCCATCCCGTCTCCTTCGTCCGCGGCCACCTCACCCACCTCGGCGCCATCCCCGCCGCCGCACTGCTCGACACCCGCGACGGCACCCGGGTCCTGCTCGGCGGCGCCGTCACCCACCGCCAGCGCCCCGCCACCGCAGGCGGGGTCACCTTCCTCAACCTCGAAGACGAGACCGGCATGGCGAACGTGATCATCAGCGTCGGGCTCTACCAGCGCAGCAAACCCGTACTACGCAACCACAACGCCCTCCTCATCCGCGGCATCGCCCAAGTCGCCCACGGCACAGCGTCCCTCGTCGCCGACAACATCACCCCACTGAACCTGCGTGGCCTTCCCGCCACCTCGCGCGACTTCCGCTAGCAGCCCCAGCCGTCTGCACACCCAGCTCGCGTCGCGCGCTGGCGTGTACGTACGCACCTGGCCATCGAGGCATTTACCGAATCGGGGCAGTCGCGGACCCGGCTGTGGCGCGCGGCCGAGCCGCTCAGTGCGGCGGGGATCGCCGACCGGGTGCGGTGGCAGGCCGACGCCTGGATCTCGGCACGGGCCCCGGACGGGCGCCCCGCGTCCGGGATTGTGTTGCTGCGTCTGGATCCCGCGGAAACCGTCGCGGGTGCGTCGCTGCAGACCGCGATCCCGGCCGCCGGCGCCGACACCGACGCCGACGAGCGCGCCGCCCGCGCGCTCGTGCGGGTACAGGGACTCCTCGGACCGGACAGCGTGTACACGGCGGTGCTCGACGGCGGCCGCGGGCCTCGCGAGCGGGTCACCCTCGTGCGCTGGGGCGACCCCCGCCTCCCCCCCACCAGGACGTGCACGCGCCGTGGCCGGGCCGGGTGCCCGCGCCCTCGCCCGCCACCACGCCCGATCCGCCCTGGCCCGCCGACGTTCGCGGCCCGAGCGGGGAACTCGTGGCCCTCACCGACCGCCTGCGGCTGGCCGGGCCGTGGCACGCCCACACACGCTGGTGGACCGCCACTGGCTACCACGGACTGCGGATCCAAGCCGTGGTCGAGCTGGACACCGGCGGCGAGACCGCGCTGCTGCTGCACGCCCGCGCCGACGGTGTCCGTCTGATGTGGACTGTCGAGGGCGTGCACGACTGACCACCGGGCGGGCTACCGTGAGGTGGTGGCCGCCGAGCGCCGCTGCCGAGGGCCCCGGCCGAGCTTGCTCGTCACAGGAAGTGACTGCAGTGCTTGACGCACCGAACCGCCTTCGGTCCAGCGCAGTAGGCGCACGCGGCGCAGCTGAGCAAGCCGCCCGCCGCACACCCGATGCACGACACGACATAGTCTCCGTCGATATGCGCGCCCAGGCACAGGACCATGCACTGCACGAACTCGGCCCGGCCCATCGGCTCGACACCGCGGGGACCGGAACCGGGCTTGGCTGCCGACACGCGCACGGCGTCGCCGTCCCGGGTGGCCACGGCGACCGGTGTTCCCTCCGGGAGGAAAAACTTCAACGCGCCCGCGTCCCGGTCGGTCACGATGGTGACCGCGGCCGATGAGTCCACGGCGGTGTCGAGGTAGGTCACGGTCGTTCCCCCGGCATGGGACAGCGCGACGCACTCGTCGCTGGTTCCCGCCGCCAGCACCGTCACCGTCTGCTCGTCGGTCACGCCCCACACGGCGGCGGCCTCCCGCACCTCGGCGCGGGCGAGCGCCCGGTCCCGCTCCGCTGACGTGGCAGCACGCATTCCGGAGGATCCACCCGCAGCGGCGGTGGCCGTGCCGCGGGCGAAGATCGCCAGGCCCGCGCCCGCGGCCGCGCCGCCGAGCAGCCGCCGTCGGGTCAGGCTCTTGCCGGAACCTCGACGTCGCGCTTTCGCGCTGGCCTCGAGCACCAGCAGACGGACCAGGGTGCGCGCGCGGTGGACGCCGACAAGCCGGGCGAGACGGACCCGCAGGGCCATGCCGGTCCAGCAGCGGACCCGGTTGCCCTCGACGCGGACCAGAGCCGGCACCCCCGGCACGTCCCGCCCGGAACGTTCGAAAGCCTGCCGCACGGACGGGTCGGTTCGCGACACGACCGAGAGATTCTCGATCTTCAAATCACGAATGGCGGCCGCCACCTGGGTACAAGGCGCACACTCGGCATCAAAAACAAGAAAATAGGACATAATTCCCCCTCAGTTCAGGAACACGGGCGTAATCAGATCACGGCACCGTGACATCTCTTGGAGAACCAGGGGCTCGCTGCCCATACTGGTTGCCAAGCTCGTTTCGGAGGGAGCCGAAAAGTGCTGGTGAACGGGGAGCGACATTATCTGAATATCCACTTCACGGCTGAGGACCTGCTGCGCTCGCGCCTGCTGGGGCAGCCAGACCCGCTGTGGGAGGTAGTGCTGAGCCTGTCGACACTGCGATCCGCGAGCCCACCGGCCCGGGACCGGACGTGGTGGCAGAGGGCTCGAAGGGAGATCGTCCAGCATCGGGGCGTCTCCGATGCGGTGCACAGCCTGGGAATGCTCGTTCCGCCCCGTGGGGACTTCCCGGATTTCCTCACGCCTGCGGAGGCGCCGATGACCGGCGCCTCGACGATCAAGGAGGCGGCGGAACACATCCGGGCAGTGCCTCGTTCTCGCATGCGCCTCGACATCAGGCAGATGAGGGGCGGGGAGCGACGAGCGGCGTCGCTGCTTTCCACGGTCGATTCACCGGGCTACCAGAATGTGGTGGCCGATCAGGTGGAGACCTATTTTCGTTTCTTATTGTCCCCGATCTGGGACAACGTCGGCGACGAAATCCGCCGCGATCAGGGCACGCGCACCACGCAGACGGTCTCGGGCGGCATCGAAAACCTTCTCGCCGGTCTGCCCGCGCCACTGCAGTGGTCATGGCCGACCCTGCGACCCCCTACCCA is part of the Amycolatopsis sp. CA-230715 genome and encodes:
- a CDS encoding pentapeptide repeat-containing protein, coding for MSTKFNYSAVFSEAEFDEGASFDMVEASLAAWFNETKFHGDAWFDGTNFNETRFDNAKFDGDARFVNTKFSGETEFTATEFSGNTVFDEATFGGDARFTDVKFSREALFDGAKFSGDVPDEVRAQ
- a CDS encoding IS3 family transposase, with amino-acid sequence MAKYAGPDEFTDTRSPSNARFSIRRMARLLGVSTSGYYAHAKRVAATVLTPRQQRRADLEVKITQVHQDSRGTYGSPRITAELRDQGEVVTAKTVAKIMASIGLEGISPRTFKVKTTVADPAASFPPDLVDRHFDRDRLDAVWLTDITYLTCGQGDMFLCAIRDGHSRKVLGYSISDHIGAEMVTDAIDAAVGTRGGRCRGTILHSDRGGEYTAHLTAKACFRHGLRRSMGVTGICWDNSPAESFWSTFKHEHYYRHAYVTKTELVAAIDKWITFYNSIRRNSAIGMLSPNNFEQSLRTAA
- a CDS encoding error-prone DNA polymerase — translated: MSFSNKPNLSWDRLERTLSGRPAAPGDGNDASAWTRHRDGYAGPPPDLRDRDRRVDEYLIGEVRTPYAELHVHSNFSFLDGASHPEELVEEAVRQGLDAIALTDHDGMYGVVRFAAAAREYGMRTLFGAELSLGLTAAQSGKPDPDGEHLLVLARGLEGYRRLCRAISHAQLAGGEKGKPVYDLDEVVDELRGHSVVLTGCRKGAVRQALYSDGPAAAAEELTWLVDRFGRTSVYVELHHHGLPLDSEHNDLLARIAREQRVGIVATNNVHYAQPAQSRVADALAAVRARRSLDEMDGWLDGGSERFIRSGAEMAERFARWPGAVQTAAVLGVECAFDLTLVAPDLPPFPVPDGHDETSYLRELTWAGAADRYGPREHAPDAYAQLGHELDTIEKLGFPGYFLIVWDIVRFCRENDILCQGRGSAANSAVCYALGITNADPVKWGLLFERFLSAERDGPPDIDVDIESDRREEAIQYVYDTHGRLHSAQVANVITYRARSAVRDAAAALGYSPGQRDAWSKRIETWGAIASVADDTGTPTPVLALANRIGDFPRHLGIHSGGMVLSDRPVSEVVPVEWARMPGRSVLQWDKDDCATIGLVKFDLLGLGMLSALHYAIDLIAEHQHQHIDLARLDLADEGVYDMLCAADAIGVFQVESRAQLDTLPRLRPREFYDLVVEVALIRPGPIQGGSVHPYIRRRRGEETWQHAHPLLKDSLDRTLGVPLFQEQVMQMARDVAGFTPAEADQLRRAMGSKRSSAKMERLRERFYSGAAANGITGDLADRVFEQIHAFSGYGFPEAHSMSFALLVYASAYLKLYHPAAFLAGLLRAQPMGFYSPQSLVADARNHGVLVHGPDINASLAHATLEPHPDPESEPAVRLGLAAIRHLGDDTAQTIVNDRDEHGPYTSIGDLGHRTQLDTPALEALATAGALAGLSPDRRSALWAAGPAAATRPEHIPGTATGLDAPALPGMTALEVAAADLWATGITPGTHPVSFVRGHLTHLGAIPAAALLDTRDGTRVLLGGAVTHRQRPATAGGVTFLNLEDETGMANVIISVGLYQRSKPVLRNHNALLIRGIAQVAHGTASLVADNITPLNLRGLPATSRDFR
- a CDS encoding transposase, giving the protein MPPRKRRSYTAEYKVEAAHRVIDSGRTIAEVSRELGIDAGMLSVWVKDERRRVTAAEVHGDKPLEAAERAELLRLRGQVAELEKDNAFLVKASAYFAAMQKNRPGSL